A single Catharus ustulatus isolate bCatUst1 chromosome 7, bCatUst1.pri.v2, whole genome shotgun sequence DNA region contains:
- the WNT6 gene encoding protein Wnt-6 isoform X2, with the protein MLPSSRTQLGLFFILLCPANIIGLWWAVGSPLVMDPNSICRKTKRLAGKQAELCQLEPEIVQEVAKGTKLGVRECQYQFRFRRWNCTSHSKYFGKILQQDIRETAFVYAITAAGVSHAITQACSMGELLQCGCELTRSRAPPSPTAGPGTEGTAWEWGGCGDDVQFGYEKSQQFMDAKNKKGKNDIRALIDLHNNEAGRLAVRSYMRTECKCHGLSGSCTLRTCWRKMPHFREVGDRLLERFNGAFKVMGGNDGKTLIPVGDNIKPPDKQDLIYSADSPDFCSANRKTGSLGTRGRVCNSTAMDTSGCDLLCCGRGHRDETVVLEENCLCRFHWCCVVQCRKCSVRQELSLCI; encoded by the exons ggcagtggggaGCCCCCTGGTCATGGATCCCAACAGCATCTGCCGCAAGACGAAGCGGCTGGCGGggaagcaggcagagctgtgccagctggagCCAGAGATTGTGCAGGAGGTGGCCAAGGGCACCAAGCTGGGCGTCCGGGAGTGCCAGTACCAATTCCGCTTCCGCCGCTGGAACTGCACCAGCCACAGCAAGTACTTCGGCAAGATCCTGCAGCAGG ATATCCGTGAAACAGCCTTTGTGTATGCCATCACGGCGGCTGGGGTGAGCCACGCCATCACGCAGGCCTGCAGCATGGGcgagctgctgcagtgtggcTGTGAGCTGACACGGAGCCGGGCCCCCCCCTCGCCCACAGCGGGGCCAGGCACAGAGGGCACCGCCTGGGAgtgggggggctgtggggatgatGTGCAGTTTGGCTACGAGAAATCCCAGCAGTTCATGGATGCCAAGAACAAGAAAGGCAAAAATGACATCCGAGCTCTTATCGACCTGCACAACAATGAAGCCGGGCGCTTG GCGGTGCGCAGCTACATGAGGACAGAGTGCAAATGCCACGGGCTGTCGGGCTCCTGCACCCTGCGGACCTGCTGGAGGAAGATGCCCCATTTCCGCGAGGTGGGGGACCGCCTCCTCGAGCGCTTCAATGGGGCCTTCAAGGTGATGGGAGGCAACGACGGGAAAACCCTCATCCCTGTGGGTGACAACATCAAGCCTCCCGATAAACAGGACCTCATCTACTCGGCCGACTCCCCTGATTTCTGCTCGGCTAACCGTAAAACCGGCTCGCTGGGCACCAGGGGCCGTGTCTGCAACAGCACAGCCATGGACACGAGCGGGTGCGACCTGCTGTGCTGCGGAAGAGGGCACCGGGACGAGACAGTGGTGTTGGAGGAGAACTGCCTTTGCCGCTTCCACTGGTGCTGTGTGGTGCAGTGCCGCAAGTGCTCCGTCCGTCAGGAGCTCAGCCTCTGCATCTGA
- the WNT6 gene encoding protein Wnt-6 isoform X1 translates to MDRARYCMGDPPIVVTPTAYVSLSPCHLGSAWSWHSAACSIPGGRSGHVPSTPWSLLGLGAGFALLAVPSCRAVGSPLVMDPNSICRKTKRLAGKQAELCQLEPEIVQEVAKGTKLGVRECQYQFRFRRWNCTSHSKYFGKILQQDIRETAFVYAITAAGVSHAITQACSMGELLQCGCELTRSRAPPSPTAGPGTEGTAWEWGGCGDDVQFGYEKSQQFMDAKNKKGKNDIRALIDLHNNEAGRLAVRSYMRTECKCHGLSGSCTLRTCWRKMPHFREVGDRLLERFNGAFKVMGGNDGKTLIPVGDNIKPPDKQDLIYSADSPDFCSANRKTGSLGTRGRVCNSTAMDTSGCDLLCCGRGHRDETVVLEENCLCRFHWCCVVQCRKCSVRQELSLCI, encoded by the exons ATGGACAGGGCAAGGTATTGCATGGGTGACCCACCTATTGTGGTCACCCCCACTGCATATGTCTCTCTGTCCCCTTGTCACCTGGGCTCAGCATGGAGCTGGCACTCAGCagcctgctccatccctgggggtaGATCTGGCCATGTCCCATCCACACCCTGGTCTCTCCTGGGCTTGGGTGCTGGTTTTGCTCTGctcgctgtcccctcctgcagggcagtggggaGCCCCCTGGTCATGGATCCCAACAGCATCTGCCGCAAGACGAAGCGGCTGGCGGggaagcaggcagagctgtgccagctggagCCAGAGATTGTGCAGGAGGTGGCCAAGGGCACCAAGCTGGGCGTCCGGGAGTGCCAGTACCAATTCCGCTTCCGCCGCTGGAACTGCACCAGCCACAGCAAGTACTTCGGCAAGATCCTGCAGCAGG ATATCCGTGAAACAGCCTTTGTGTATGCCATCACGGCGGCTGGGGTGAGCCACGCCATCACGCAGGCCTGCAGCATGGGcgagctgctgcagtgtggcTGTGAGCTGACACGGAGCCGGGCCCCCCCCTCGCCCACAGCGGGGCCAGGCACAGAGGGCACCGCCTGGGAgtgggggggctgtggggatgatGTGCAGTTTGGCTACGAGAAATCCCAGCAGTTCATGGATGCCAAGAACAAGAAAGGCAAAAATGACATCCGAGCTCTTATCGACCTGCACAACAATGAAGCCGGGCGCTTG GCGGTGCGCAGCTACATGAGGACAGAGTGCAAATGCCACGGGCTGTCGGGCTCCTGCACCCTGCGGACCTGCTGGAGGAAGATGCCCCATTTCCGCGAGGTGGGGGACCGCCTCCTCGAGCGCTTCAATGGGGCCTTCAAGGTGATGGGAGGCAACGACGGGAAAACCCTCATCCCTGTGGGTGACAACATCAAGCCTCCCGATAAACAGGACCTCATCTACTCGGCCGACTCCCCTGATTTCTGCTCGGCTAACCGTAAAACCGGCTCGCTGGGCACCAGGGGCCGTGTCTGCAACAGCACAGCCATGGACACGAGCGGGTGCGACCTGCTGTGCTGCGGAAGAGGGCACCGGGACGAGACAGTGGTGTTGGAGGAGAACTGCCTTTGCCGCTTCCACTGGTGCTGTGTGGTGCAGTGCCGCAAGTGCTCCGTCCGTCAGGAGCTCAGCCTCTGCATCTGA